Genomic DNA from Mycolicibacterium helvum:
CACTTCCCGTAAGTACTGGGACGAGATCAAGCGGGACGTGAAGCCGATCTACACCGCAGTCAACGCTACCGCGGCCCGTGCGGCGTTTGACGAGCTGGCCGAGAAATGGGGGCAGCGCTACCCGGCAGTGATCCGATTGTGGGACAACGCCTGGAACGAGTTCATCCCGTTCCTGGACTACGACGTGGAGATCCGCCGAGTGATCTGCTCGACCAATGCGATCGAGTCGCTCAACGCCCGCTACCGCCGCGCGATCAAGGCCCGCGGACACTTCCCGTCCGAGCAGGCCGCCCTGAAGTGCCTTTATCTGGTGACCCGATCTCTAGACCCGACCGGCGTCGGCAGGGCACGATGGACGATGCGGTGGAAACCTGCCCTGAATGCGTTCGCAATCACCTTCGGCGACCGATTCCCGGCAGCCGAAACCTACTGATGAAAACCGCCGGAAACACCGTTAACGAGATAGTCCCGTGCCAGTAGGAACTTGGGGGTGAGACGGATGAGACGTATTGGTGTAAGCGTAATGGAGACAGGGAGTTTGGGACGCCTTGGCATGTATGAATGTGTGGCGCGATGGGCAGATCATGACGATGGAGAGCGTTGGATAAAGGACATGAGGGTAGGAACAAGAGCTGCTGTCCCAACGCAGGACGTCTGCGTGACGGCGACATCGAATGGCGCCGATGATCGACGCATTGGTCATTCTTCGGCTCGAAGGGAAGCCCGTCGCGCAACGGGAAAGACGGGGTCGACGCTCAGCCGAGGTGCTCGCATTCCTCCGCAGCCACCCCGAAGGGGCGCAGTACTCGGATATGTATGCCGCTCTGGGCAATTCGGGTATAAAGGCGCTGGATCGTCTGGTGGCAAGCGGCGACATGCTGAAGCCAGCCCGAGGCCGTTACGTCGCGACACAACCGGCGGATCCTCAGCGCCCGAAGGTCCCCGGCGGAGTCACAGCGCGAACGGTGGTGAGCATGCTGGTTGTCCTGTCAGCGGCGCTCGACGATGCGATGAGACAGGGCTTAGTGACCCGCAACGTCGCACGCATGGTCAAGCGTCCAGCCATCAAGCACCACGAGATGGCCACGTGGACACCTCAACAAGCGACGCAGTTCCGGGACCACATCCGAGATGATCGACTGGCAGCATGCTGGCTGCTGACCCTCCTAGGGCTGCGGCGATCAGAAATCCTGGGACTGCG
This window encodes:
- a CDS encoding site-specific integrase, with the protein product MIDALVILRLEGKPVAQRERRGRRSAEVLAFLRSHPEGAQYSDMYAALGNSGIKALDRLVASGDMLKPARGRYVATQPADPQRPKVPGGVTARTVVSMLVVLSAALDDAMRQGLVTRNVARMVKRPAIKHHEMATWTPQQATQFRDHIRDDRLAACWLLTLLGLRRSEILGLRWSDVDFDVGTVTVARGRVVVQGVGTVTGDPKSKRSRRVLPMPPDIFAALRTFKVQQAAERLAFGNGYQDSGLVAVNENGSPIRPETYSSEFARQSKSAGVPAIRLHDVRHTAATMLLDGGTTAIATAKWLGHDPAITLRVYGHVYDDALAAAGDALMGRTRATELR